One stretch of Pradoshia sp. D12 DNA includes these proteins:
- the nuoK gene encoding NADH-quinone oxidoreductase subunit NuoK: MTSVPLPAYLTLALTLFCIGLYGALTKRNIIIVLVSIELMLNAVNINLVAFSKLGPAPAITGQVFALFAIAVAAAEAAVGLAILFSLYRNRKTVNIDEMDTLKN, translated from the coding sequence ATGACTTCAGTTCCGCTTCCTGCCTATTTAACACTAGCGTTGACACTATTCTGTATTGGGCTTTATGGTGCTCTGACAAAGCGAAATATAATTATTGTCCTCGTATCGATTGAATTAATGCTAAATGCCGTGAATATCAATCTAGTAGCTTTCAGTAAGCTTGGACCGGCCCCTGCCATAACCGGGCAGGTATTTGCTTTGTTTGCGATTGCAGTAGCAGCTGCCGAGGCTGCAGTAGGACTCGCGATTTTATTTTCACTTTATCGGAATCGAAAAACTGTCAATATAGATGAAATGGACACATTGAAAAATTAA
- a CDS encoding NADH-quinone oxidoreductase subunit J — MSGEMTAFIVLGLIAICGAVLMIHLTKVMHMMVSLVFTFISIAGIYVLLSAEFVAVVQIMIYSGAITIIMLFGIMLTNHRDPSVTKAGMWRKAFVLIGVLGFAGAVYAGIYNLNFAETVNTAGGETDLVSQSSTLHLNNTEKIGIAIYTKFVIPFELVSVLLLVALVGAVVLAKKDDQKEGEEK, encoded by the coding sequence ATGAGTGGAGAAATGACAGCATTCATTGTGCTGGGATTAATAGCAATCTGCGGCGCTGTGCTGATGATCCATCTAACCAAGGTCATGCATATGATGGTGTCACTTGTGTTTACCTTTATCAGCATTGCCGGAATCTATGTGTTACTGTCAGCAGAGTTTGTGGCGGTAGTCCAAATCATGATTTATTCTGGAGCGATCACAATCATTATGCTTTTTGGAATTATGCTGACCAATCACCGGGATCCAAGTGTAACAAAGGCAGGCATGTGGAGGAAAGCCTTTGTCCTAATAGGAGTTTTGGGCTTTGCAGGTGCAGTCTATGCAGGCATCTACAATTTAAACTTTGCAGAGACTGTCAATACAGCAGGTGGCGAGACAGATCTGGTCAGCCAATCGAGTACTCTGCATTTAAATAATACAGAGAAAATTGGGATTGCTATTTATACGAAATTTGTGATTCCATTTGAGCTTGTATCCGTATTGCTGCTGGTTGCCTTGGTAGGTGCCGTCGTATTGGCGAAAAAAGATGATCAGAAGGAGGGGGAGGAGAAATGA
- the nuoI gene encoding NADH-quinone oxidoreductase subunit NuoI, whose product MFGLAKGLKYTLKNLSREKVTYDYPNESIMVPDRFRGIQKFYPEKCIVCNQCMNICPTDCIHLTGKKHPDSTKKGKIIDTYDINFEICILCDLCTEVCPTEAIVMTNNFELAEYSRDELFKNLEWLDENDENIRKVNQ is encoded by the coding sequence ATGTTCGGTTTAGCTAAGGGTCTGAAGTACACACTGAAGAATTTATCTCGTGAAAAAGTGACCTACGATTATCCAAATGAGTCGATTATGGTACCCGATCGTTTCCGCGGCATTCAAAAATTTTATCCCGAAAAATGCATTGTATGTAATCAATGTATGAATATTTGTCCAACAGATTGTATTCATCTGACAGGTAAAAAACACCCTGACTCTACTAAAAAAGGCAAAATTATCGATACCTATGATATAAATTTTGAGATTTGTATACTATGTGATTTATGCACAGAGGTTTGTCCGACTGAAGCCATTGTGATGACGAATAATTTTGAACTGGCGGAGTATAGCCGGGATGAGTTATTTAAGAATCTGGAGTGGCTTGATGAAAATGACGAAAATATTCGAAAGGTGAATCAATAA
- the nuoH gene encoding NADH-quinone oxidoreductase subunit NuoH, protein MIQNLLTSTPSWSSFAVFAGSAIVLMFVILGFVTFAILAERKVMGYMQLRHGPNQLGGKWGLLQTVADVLKLLLKEDTIPDQADKPLFKLAPFIAFAPAMVVVATLPFTEALQFADLGVGLLYYIAVSGVSTVGILAAGWASNNKYSLMGGMRAGAQMISYEVPLVMSVIGIVLLTGSLNLNDIVESQAGVWNIIRQPIAFVVFLIAAVAELNRVPFDLSEAESELVAGFHVEYSGFRWAFFMLSEYVYMFAMATLTVILFFGGWQPLPFLDWIPGAVWFSLKWFAVTFFLVWIRVTFPRLRADHLMEFGWKVLLPVALLNIFVTALVIKIIA, encoded by the coding sequence ATGATTCAAAATTTACTTACCTCAACTCCGAGCTGGAGTTCATTTGCAGTCTTTGCTGGTTCGGCAATTGTACTCATGTTCGTCATACTGGGATTCGTGACATTTGCCATTTTAGCAGAGCGAAAGGTTATGGGGTATATGCAGCTGCGCCATGGACCCAATCAGCTTGGAGGGAAATGGGGCTTACTCCAGACAGTTGCAGATGTCCTCAAATTGCTACTTAAGGAAGATACGATTCCGGATCAGGCTGATAAACCATTGTTTAAATTGGCTCCCTTTATTGCGTTTGCACCTGCGATGGTTGTTGTAGCTACATTGCCATTCACAGAAGCTCTGCAATTTGCGGATTTGGGTGTAGGGTTGCTCTATTATATTGCAGTATCTGGGGTTAGTACAGTTGGGATATTGGCAGCAGGATGGGCTTCCAATAATAAATATTCCTTAATGGGCGGGATGCGTGCAGGTGCACAAATGATTTCCTATGAGGTTCCGCTCGTCATGTCTGTGATTGGGATTGTTCTCTTAACAGGCAGCTTAAATTTAAATGATATTGTAGAATCCCAGGCAGGTGTTTGGAATATTATCCGCCAGCCAATTGCGTTTGTTGTCTTTCTGATAGCGGCAGTAGCAGAATTAAATCGCGTTCCTTTTGATTTATCCGAGGCTGAATCGGAGCTGGTAGCAGGATTTCATGTTGAATATTCGGGTTTTAGATGGGCATTCTTTATGCTTTCAGAGTATGTGTACATGTTTGCGATGGCCACATTGACTGTAATCCTGTTTTTTGGAGGGTGGCAGCCTCTCCCGTTCCTTGATTGGATTCCAGGTGCCGTTTGGTTCAGCTTGAAATGGTTTGCGGTCACGTTTTTCCTAGTTTGGATTCGTGTGACGTTCCCACGTTTACGAGCAGATCATTTAATGGAGTTTGGCTGGAAGGTGTTATTGCCGGTTGCCTTACTAAATATCTTTGTAACAGCATTAGTCATAAAAATAATAGCCTAA
- a CDS encoding NADH-quinone oxidoreductase subunit D, whose protein sequence is MIRTEEMLLNVGPQHPSTHGVLRIVVKIDGEIITEAKPVIGYLHRGTEKLAENLQYTQIIPYTDRLDYLSAMTNNYVLCHAVETMMKIEVPDRAEYLRVMAMELGRISSHLVAWGTFVLDLGATSPFIYAFREREMILNFLNELSGARLTFNYMRVGGVKWDAPDGWIQKVAEFIPYMREQLQGYRQLVSGNEIFLTRVKGIGIYSAEEAIAYSLSGPNLRCTGVKQDLRKTAPYSIYDRFDFKIVTRETGDVLSRYEIRLDEIEESLKILEQCIEQFPSDGPVMAKVPKIIKPPKGEGYVRIESPRGEIGCYIASEGKKEPYRLKFRRPSFYNLQILPKLLKGENIANLVAILGAIDIVLGEVDG, encoded by the coding sequence ATGATTCGAACGGAAGAAATGCTTTTGAATGTAGGACCGCAGCATCCAAGTACGCATGGGGTTTTGCGGATTGTCGTTAAAATTGATGGAGAAATCATTACCGAGGCAAAACCGGTTATTGGCTATTTACATAGAGGAACGGAAAAGCTGGCGGAGAACCTGCAATACACTCAAATTATTCCCTACACCGACCGGCTTGATTATTTATCTGCCATGACCAATAACTATGTGCTCTGCCATGCGGTCGAAACAATGATGAAGATTGAAGTGCCGGACCGGGCTGAGTATTTAAGGGTTATGGCCATGGAACTGGGGCGGATATCGAGCCATCTTGTGGCATGGGGGACATTCGTGCTGGATTTGGGAGCGACCAGTCCATTTATCTATGCATTCAGGGAAAGGGAAATGATTCTTAATTTCCTGAATGAGCTATCTGGTGCCCGACTGACATTTAATTATATGCGTGTTGGTGGTGTGAAATGGGATGCACCGGATGGATGGATTCAAAAGGTGGCTGAATTTATTCCATATATGCGTGAACAGCTGCAGGGATACCGTCAACTGGTAAGCGGAAATGAGATCTTTTTGACACGGGTGAAGGGTATAGGAATTTACTCCGCTGAAGAAGCGATTGCCTATTCATTAAGCGGTCCAAATTTAAGATGCACAGGTGTGAAACAGGACTTACGAAAAACGGCTCCTTATTCGATTTATGACCGTTTTGATTTTAAAATAGTTACACGTGAAACAGGGGATGTGTTATCCAGATATGAAATTCGTCTGGATGAAATCGAAGAATCCTTAAAGATTCTTGAACAATGTATTGAACAATTTCCTTCTGATGGGCCTGTTATGGCTAAGGTTCCAAAAATAATAAAGCCGCCAAAAGGGGAAGGGTACGTCCGAATTGAATCACCAAGAGGAGAAATCGGTTGTTACATAGCGAGCGAGGGAAAAAAAGAGCCGTACCGTCTTAAATTCAGGCGCCCGTCTTTTTACAACCTGCAAATTTTGCCGAAGTTATTAAAGGGAGAAAATATCGCCAATCTGGTTGCAATATTGGGTGCAATTGATATTGTCCTTGGGGAGGTTGATGGGTAA
- a CDS encoding NADH-quinone oxidoreductase subunit C: MSEKDLSQQKKEAAEKAKEAAKQKLAEKQSSEQSPKADPHQDKDDIALAKAKAAAAAKAKAAAIAKQKRTEGEANSESTTPPEETEKEKAIALAKAKAAAAAKAKAAALAKQKRTEGEANSESTTPPEETEKEKAITLAKAKAAAAAKAKAAAIAKQKRTEGEANSESTTPPEEKEKAIALAKAKAAAAAKAKAAAIAKQKRTEGEANSESTTPPEETEKEKAIALAKAKAAAAAKAKAAALAKQKRTEGEANSESTTSPEETKKEKEIAIAKAKAAAATKAKAAALAKQKRTEGDTESTKPLEETEKAKAKAIAVAKAKAAAAAKAKSKLAEKTSAPASEEAPSPNQSLLDTYRTILETNIGPEILEDAYINRLSKDVPTIVLKKEAYYRTLEFLRKNEQLKFNYLSEIHGTDFVTHFEVYLYLYSFPYQREIVIKVKVDREQPELESVVPLWIGANWAESEIYDLLGITFTGHPNLERILLGEDWVGHPLRKDYEQYDDVEV, from the coding sequence TTGAGCGAAAAAGACTTATCCCAGCAAAAGAAAGAGGCAGCAGAAAAGGCGAAGGAAGCAGCCAAACAAAAGCTTGCTGAAAAGCAATCCTCCGAGCAATCACCTAAAGCAGATCCTCATCAAGATAAAGATGATATCGCTCTCGCGAAAGCAAAAGCGGCAGCCGCGGCCAAGGCAAAGGCAGCTGCAATAGCGAAGCAAAAACGGACAGAGGGAGAAGCAAACTCTGAGTCCACCACACCGCCAGAGGAAACAGAAAAAGAAAAAGCCATCGCCCTCGCCAAAGCAAAAGCGGCAGCCGCAGCCAAGGCAAAGGCGGCAGCATTGGCGAAGCAAAAACGAACAGAGGGAGAAGCAAACTCTGAATCTACCACACCACCAGAGGAAACAGAAAAAGAAAAAGCAATTACCCTCGCGAAAGCAAAAGCGGCAGCCGCGGCCAAGGCAAAGGCAGCTGCAATAGCGAAGCAAAAACGGACAGAGGGAGAAGCAAACTCTGAGTCCACCACACCGCCAGAGGAAAAAGAAAAAGCGATCGCCCTCGCGAAAGCAAAGGCGGCAGCCGCGGCCAAGGCAAAGGCAGCTGCAATAGCGAAGCAAAAACGGACAGAGGGAGAAGCAAACTCTGAGTCCACCACACCGCCAGAGGAAACAGAAAAAGAAAAAGCCATCGCCCTCGCGAAAGCAAAAGCGGCAGCCGCAGCCAAGGCAAAGGCAGCTGCATTGGCGAAGCAAAAACGAACAGAGGGAGAAGCAAACTCTGAATCCACCACATCGCCAGAGGAAACAAAAAAAGAAAAAGAAATCGCTATCGCGAAAGCAAAAGCGGCAGCGGCGACCAAGGCAAAGGCAGCTGCATTAGCGAAGCAAAAACGGACAGAGGGAGACACCGAATCCACCAAACCACTAGAAGAAACAGAAAAAGCCAAAGCCAAAGCAATTGCAGTAGCAAAGGCAAAAGCCGCGGCAGCAGCCAAGGCGAAATCAAAACTTGCCGAAAAAACATCCGCACCTGCATCAGAAGAAGCGCCATCTCCAAATCAATCCCTGCTTGATACCTATCGAACGATACTAGAAACCAATATTGGACCTGAAATTTTGGAAGATGCTTATATTAATAGGCTTTCTAAGGATGTACCAACGATTGTTTTAAAAAAGGAAGCATACTATCGAACTCTCGAATTTTTACGAAAAAATGAGCAACTGAAGTTTAATTATTTATCTGAGATTCACGGAACAGACTTTGTCACCCATTTCGAGGTATATTTATATTTGTATTCATTTCCATATCAGCGTGAAATTGTCATTAAGGTCAAGGTGGATCGAGAGCAGCCAGAGCTGGAATCTGTCGTGCCGTTATGGATAGGTGCAAATTGGGCAGAGTCAGAAATATATGATTTGCTGGGCATAACGTTTACAGGCCATCCGAACTTAGAGCGAATACTACTCGGGGAAGACTGGGTTGGTCATCCACTGCGCAAGGATTATGAGCAGTATGATGATGTGGAGGTGTAG
- a CDS encoding NuoB/complex I 20 kDa subunit family protein, with protein sequence MELKLEELSPREKDELQRTIFLATLEQVKGWARGNSLWPLTFGLACCAIEMMAVGSSHYDVDRFGSFFRTSPRQSDVMIVSGTVTKKMAPILRRLYDQMPEPKWVIAMGSCATAGGPYVRSYSVVKGVDQIVPVDVYIPGCPPNPAALIYGINKLKEKIKYEAKTGKKVL encoded by the coding sequence ATGGAATTAAAATTGGAAGAGCTCTCTCCAAGGGAGAAGGATGAACTGCAACGTACGATATTTTTGGCAACATTGGAACAGGTAAAGGGATGGGCGAGAGGAAATTCCCTATGGCCACTTACATTTGGACTGGCATGCTGTGCTATTGAAATGATGGCTGTTGGTTCCTCGCATTATGATGTTGATCGATTTGGTTCCTTTTTTCGTACATCTCCACGTCAATCAGACGTCATGATTGTTTCAGGGACTGTGACAAAGAAAATGGCTCCTATTTTAAGAAGACTGTATGACCAAATGCCTGAACCGAAGTGGGTCATCGCGATGGGTTCCTGTGCTACCGCAGGAGGTCCATATGTGCGCTCCTATAGTGTAGTGAAGGGAGTCGACCAAATAGTGCCGGTTGATGTCTATATACCAGGATGTCCTCCCAATCCTGCAGCTCTCATATATGGAATCAATAAATTGAAGGAAAAGATTAAATATGAGGCGAAAACTGGGAAGAAGGTGTTGTAG
- a CDS encoding NADH-quinone oxidoreductase subunit A → MASLHWYQNNYIIVLVFLCLGILLPIVALSLGKLLRPHKPTDAKGTTYESGLEPFHDSRVQFNVRYYIFALLFVLFDVETVFLYPWAVAYEKLGVFALIEMLIFVLMLVLGLLYAWKKKVLKWN, encoded by the coding sequence TTGGCATCACTACATTGGTATCAGAACAATTATATAATCGTTCTGGTTTTTTTATGCCTTGGAATATTGCTTCCAATTGTAGCATTGTCTTTAGGGAAGTTATTAAGACCTCACAAACCTACCGACGCAAAAGGTACAACCTACGAAAGTGGCTTGGAGCCCTTTCATGATTCAAGGGTTCAATTTAATGTACGTTATTATATCTTTGCCTTGCTGTTTGTTTTATTTGATGTAGAGACCGTATTTCTTTATCCATGGGCGGTAGCCTATGAAAAATTAGGCGTATTTGCATTAATTGAAATGCTGATTTTTGTGTTGATGCTTGTACTTGGATTACTTTATGCCTGGAAAAAGAAGGTGCTGAAATGGAATTAA
- a CDS encoding F0F1 ATP synthase subunit epsilon: protein MRTIKVSVVTPGGPVLDEEVEMVSTKAKTGELGILAGHIPMVAPLDIGSVRLKTGNNTEWVAVSGGFMEVNGEEVTILAQSAERAEDIDTARAKQAKARAERRLQDRQVEIDAHRAELALKRALNRLDIAEQRQR from the coding sequence ATGAGAACGATTAAAGTTTCTGTAGTTACTCCTGGCGGTCCTGTGTTGGATGAAGAAGTAGAAATGGTCAGTACGAAAGCAAAAACGGGGGAACTTGGTATTCTTGCCGGACATATTCCAATGGTAGCTCCACTTGATATCGGTTCCGTTCGTTTAAAAACGGGTAACAATACAGAATGGGTTGCTGTATCCGGTGGATTCATGGAAGTCAACGGTGAAGAAGTAACCATACTCGCACAGTCAGCTGAACGTGCTGAAGATATTGATACTGCTCGCGCCAAACAGGCTAAAGCACGTGCTGAAAGACGACTTCAAGACAGACAAGTTGAAATTGATGCACATCGTGCTGAATTGGCACTTAAGCGTGCTTTAAACCGTCTAGATATTGCTGAACAAAGACAACGTTAA
- the atpD gene encoding F0F1 ATP synthase subunit beta — protein sequence MNIGRVTQVMGPVVDVRFENGKLPEIYNALKINISKGAPADEAEYLTLEVALHLGDDTVRTIAMASTDGLVRNAEVIDTGAPISVPVGDITLGRVFNVLGEKIDLDAPLEGNYQKDPIHREAPKFEELSTEVEILETGIKVVDLLAPYIKGGKIGLFGGAGVGKTVLIQELINNIAQEHGGISVFAGVGERTREGNDLYHEMTDSGVIKKTAMVFGQMNEPPGARMRVALTGLTMAEYFRDAQGQDVLFFIDNIFRFTQAGSEVSALLGRMPSAVGYQPTLATEMGQLQERITSTNVGSVTSIQAIYVPADDYTDPAPATTFAHLDATTNLERKLSEMGIYPAVDPLASTSRALSPEIVGEEHYEVARSVQSTLQRYRELQDIIAILGMDELGEEDKLVVARARRIQNFLSQNFHVAEQFTGQKGSYVPVKETVRGFKEILDGKYDNLPEDAFRLVGRIEDVVEKAKQMGVEA from the coding sequence ATGAACATAGGACGCGTTACTCAAGTCATGGGTCCGGTTGTCGACGTTAGATTTGAAAACGGCAAACTACCTGAGATCTATAACGCTCTGAAGATCAACATTTCCAAAGGAGCGCCTGCTGATGAGGCAGAATACCTTACTTTGGAAGTTGCTCTTCACTTAGGCGATGATACGGTTCGTACGATTGCAATGGCTTCTACAGACGGATTAGTCCGTAATGCAGAAGTAATCGATACAGGAGCACCAATTTCTGTACCGGTTGGAGACATAACACTTGGTCGTGTATTCAACGTATTGGGTGAAAAAATTGATTTAGATGCTCCTTTAGAAGGCAACTATCAAAAAGATCCAATCCACAGAGAAGCTCCAAAATTTGAAGAGTTATCTACTGAAGTTGAGATCCTTGAAACAGGTATCAAAGTAGTAGACTTACTTGCACCTTACATCAAAGGTGGAAAAATCGGATTGTTCGGTGGTGCCGGTGTAGGTAAAACTGTATTAATCCAAGAATTAATCAACAATATCGCCCAAGAACACGGTGGTATCTCCGTATTCGCAGGCGTTGGAGAACGTACTCGTGAAGGAAATGACCTTTACCACGAAATGACTGACTCCGGTGTTATCAAGAAAACAGCCATGGTCTTCGGACAAATGAATGAACCGCCTGGTGCACGTATGCGTGTTGCCTTGACAGGTTTGACAATGGCTGAGTATTTCCGTGATGCACAAGGTCAGGACGTACTTTTCTTCATCGATAACATCTTCCGTTTCACACAAGCCGGTTCAGAGGTTTCTGCCCTGCTTGGACGTATGCCATCTGCCGTTGGTTACCAACCAACATTGGCTACAGAAATGGGTCAATTACAAGAACGTATTACATCCACTAACGTGGGTTCTGTTACATCTATTCAAGCAATTTACGTACCAGCCGATGACTACACGGATCCGGCTCCGGCTACAACATTTGCCCACTTAGATGCAACAACAAACCTTGAGCGTAAACTTTCTGAAATGGGTATTTACCCAGCGGTGGATCCGTTGGCATCTACTTCCCGTGCGCTTTCTCCTGAAATCGTTGGAGAAGAACACTATGAAGTTGCCCGTAGCGTTCAATCTACATTACAACGTTACAGAGAGTTGCAAGATATTATTGCCATTCTAGGTATGGATGAATTGGGAGAAGAAGATAAATTAGTTGTTGCCCGTGCACGACGTATTCAAAACTTCTTATCTCAAAACTTCCACGTAGCTGAACAGTTTACTGGTCAAAAAGGTTCTTATGTACCAGTTAAAGAAACTGTTAGAGGCTTCAAAGAAATCCTTGATGGTAAATACGACAACCTTCCTGAAGATGCATTCCGCCTAGTTGGACGCATTGAAGATGTTGTAGAAAAAGCTAAGCAAATGGGCGTTGAGGCTTAA
- the atpG gene encoding ATP synthase F1 subunit gamma, with product MASLRDIDARIKSTKKTSQITKAMQMVSASKLNRAEANAKAFVPYMEKIQEVVASIANGSSDASHPMLVTRPVKRTGYLVITSDRGLAGPYNSSVLRKVYQTINERHKSPDEYGIIVLGRVGSEFFRIRGMNVIQEMVGLSDQPSFDDIKEITASTVKLFADETVDEIYMYYNHFISAISQEVTETKLLPLGSVESDAVATLYEFEPNQEEILEVLLPQYAESLIYGALLDGKASEHASRMTAMKSATDNASELIGSLTLTYNRARQAAITQEITEIVGGAAALE from the coding sequence ATGGCATCATTACGTGATATAGATGCGCGTATAAAATCAACGAAAAAGACGAGCCAAATCACAAAAGCCATGCAAATGGTTTCCGCCTCCAAATTGAATCGTGCCGAAGCAAACGCGAAAGCTTTTGTACCGTACATGGAGAAAATCCAAGAGGTCGTAGCGAGCATTGCGAATGGAAGCTCGGATGCATCTCATCCGATGCTGGTCACTCGTCCTGTGAAAAGAACCGGATATCTGGTTATCACTTCCGATCGCGGATTAGCTGGACCATATAATAGTAGTGTCTTAAGAAAAGTTTATCAGACAATCAATGAACGCCATAAATCCCCGGATGAATACGGTATTATCGTTCTTGGGCGGGTGGGAAGTGAATTCTTCCGTATCCGCGGTATGAACGTTATCCAGGAAATGGTCGGATTGTCTGATCAGCCAAGCTTTGATGACATTAAAGAAATAACCGCCAGTACGGTAAAGTTATTCGCAGACGAAACTGTTGACGAAATCTATATGTACTACAACCACTTTATTAGTGCTATTTCCCAAGAAGTAACGGAAACTAAACTTTTACCTCTTGGAAGTGTAGAAAGCGATGCTGTAGCTACACTTTACGAATTCGAACCAAACCAGGAAGAGATTCTTGAAGTGTTACTGCCACAATATGCTGAGAGTTTAATATATGGCGCATTGTTGGATGGTAAGGCAAGCGAACACGCATCACGGATGACAGCAATGAAGAGTGCAACTGATAATGCTTCTGAGCTTATCGGCTCTCTAACATTGACATACAACCGTGCACGCCAAGCTGCAATTACACAAGAAATTACCGAGATTGTCGGCGGAGCCGCTGCACTCGAATAG
- the atpA gene encoding F0F1 ATP synthase subunit alpha: protein MSIRAEEISALIKKQIEGYQSDIEMSEVGTVIVVGDGIARVHGLDNVMSGELLEFSNGVVGMAQNLEENNVGVIILGPFRDIKEGDEVRRTGRIMEVPVGEAIIGRVVNPLGQPLDGMGPIATTATLPIENNAPGVMDRKSVHEPLQTGLKAIDALVPIGRGQRELIIGDRQTGKTSVAIDTILNQKDENMICIYVAIGQKESTVRGTVETFRKHGALDYTIVVSASASQPAPLLYLAPYSGVTMGEYFMRQGKHVLVVYDDLSKQAAAYRELSLLLRRPPGREAFPGDVFYLHSRLLERAAKLNDTLGAGSITALPFVETQAGDISAYIPTNVISITDGQIFLQSDLFFSGVRPAINAGLSVSRVGGSAQIKAMKKVAGTLRLDLASFRELEAFSQFGSDLDKATQAKLNRGQRTVEVLKQDLHKPLRVEQQVLILYCLTRGFLDDIPLADIRRFEAEIIEWTARNHNELFEHIRTTGDLPKEEDMKAAIAEFKKQFVVSE, encoded by the coding sequence ATGAGCATCAGAGCTGAAGAAATCAGCGCGCTGATTAAGAAACAAATTGAAGGCTATCAATCTGATATAGAAATGAGTGAAGTCGGCACCGTAATCGTTGTTGGTGACGGTATCGCGCGTGTTCATGGATTGGACAACGTCATGTCCGGAGAGCTGCTTGAGTTCTCAAACGGTGTAGTTGGTATGGCGCAAAACTTGGAAGAAAATAACGTCGGTGTTATTATCCTCGGTCCTTTCCGCGACATTAAAGAAGGAGACGAAGTACGCCGTACAGGCCGCATCATGGAAGTACCAGTAGGTGAGGCTATTATCGGACGTGTCGTTAACCCTCTTGGACAACCACTTGATGGTATGGGTCCAATCGCTACAACTGCAACATTACCGATCGAAAACAATGCACCGGGTGTAATGGATCGTAAGTCTGTACACGAGCCTTTACAAACAGGTCTTAAAGCGATCGATGCCCTTGTTCCTATCGGACGTGGACAACGTGAATTAATCATTGGTGACCGTCAAACAGGTAAAACATCTGTAGCGATTGACACCATTTTGAATCAAAAAGATGAAAACATGATTTGTATCTATGTAGCAATCGGTCAAAAAGAATCAACAGTTCGTGGAACAGTTGAAACTTTCCGTAAGCATGGTGCATTGGATTACACAATCGTTGTTTCAGCATCTGCATCTCAACCAGCTCCATTGCTATACTTGGCTCCTTACAGTGGGGTAACAATGGGTGAATATTTCATGCGCCAAGGCAAGCATGTCCTTGTTGTATATGATGATTTATCTAAGCAAGCAGCAGCATATCGTGAGCTTTCCTTGTTGCTTCGTCGTCCTCCAGGCCGTGAAGCATTCCCAGGGGATGTATTCTACTTGCACTCCCGTCTATTGGAGCGTGCTGCTAAATTGAACGACACACTTGGTGCGGGTTCAATCACAGCATTACCGTTCGTTGAAACACAAGCTGGAGATATCTCCGCTTATATCCCAACAAACGTTATCTCCATCACAGATGGACAAATCTTCTTGCAATCTGATTTATTCTTCTCCGGCGTACGTCCTGCGATTAATGCGGGTCTATCCGTATCCCGTGTAGGTGGATCAGCGCAAATTAAAGCAATGAAAAAAGTTGCCGGTACTCTACGTTTGGACTTGGCATCATTCCGTGAGCTTGAAGCATTCTCCCAATTCGGATCTGACTTGGATAAAGCAACTCAAGCGAAATTAAATCGTGGTCAACGTACAGTTGAAGTATTAAAACAAGATCTTCATAAGCCATTGCGTGTAGAACAACAAGTATTAATTCTATACTGCTTGACTCGTGGATTCTTAGATGATATTCCATTGGCTGATATCAGGCGTTTTGAAGCTGAAATCATTGAATGGACTGCACGTAACCACAACGAATTATTTGAACATATCCGCACTACTGGCGATCTGCCAAAAGAAGAGGATATGAAAGCAGCAATCGCTGAATTTAAAAAACAATTTGTTGTATCGGAATAA
- a CDS encoding F0F1 ATP synthase subunit delta: MSNTVVAKRYADALFQIAKEDNQIDRLEGEMRTLKEVFLSNKELTLFLEHPKVSMESKKDAIRTAFATMSPSIQNLLMILVDRHREDIVATLADEFILLVNEYTGVVDAKVYSVRPLTKQEQEGISKVFAQKIGKQALRIENIVDSSLLGGIKLRIGNRIFDGTVSGKLERLERRLLG; the protein is encoded by the coding sequence ATGAGTAATACAGTTGTAGCAAAACGCTATGCAGATGCTCTTTTCCAAATTGCCAAGGAAGATAATCAAATAGACCGTTTGGAAGGCGAAATGCGGACTTTGAAGGAAGTATTTCTATCAAACAAGGAGCTTACTTTATTCCTTGAGCATCCAAAGGTATCTATGGAGAGCAAAAAAGACGCCATAAGAACGGCTTTTGCTACTATGTCTCCATCTATTCAAAACCTGTTAATGATTCTTGTAGACCGTCATCGCGAGGATATTGTGGCTACTTTGGCAGATGAGTTTATTTTATTAGTAAACGAATACACAGGTGTAGTCGATGCTAAAGTTTATTCTGTCCGTCCTTTAACGAAGCAGGAACAAGAAGGCATTTCAAAGGTTTTTGCCCAAAAAATTGGAAAACAGGCACTGCGCATTGAAAATATCGTAGACAGCAGTCTTCTGGGTGGAATCAAGCTGCGAATCGGTAACCGTATTTTTGATGGTACGGTCTCAGGTAAGCTAGAACGCTTGGAACGTCGTTTGCTGGGTTAA